In Diabrotica undecimpunctata isolate CICGRU chromosome 4, icDiaUnde3, whole genome shotgun sequence, a single genomic region encodes these proteins:
- the LOC140438618 gene encoding uncharacterized protein — protein sequence MDNWITSVSLAEKLLKDEYKLTNIREYYIRKNKREIPQELLNVKNRVRNTCMFCFDKRKTLVSYMPKKNKVVLLLSLILKGADVSKINGKPTILADYNGTIGGVDIFGQMCSNINKDVHLCASSLT from the coding sequence ATGGACAACTGGATTACATCAGTTAGCTTAGCagagaagttattaaaagatgAGTACAAACTGACAAATATCAGAGAATATTATATtcgcaaaaataaaagagaaattccaCAAGAATTGTTAAACGTAAAGAACAGAGTCCGCAACACATGTATGTTTTGCTTTGATAAAAGAAAGACATTGGTATCATATATGCCGAAGAAAAATAAGGTAGTTTTACTTCTTTCACTAATTCTCAAAGGTGCTGATGTTTCCAAAATAAATGGTAAACCCACTATACTAGCTGATTATAATGGAACGATAGGTGGAGTGGATATATTTGGTCAGATGTGTTCGAATATAAATAAGGATGTGCATCTATGTGCATCTTCTCTAACATGA